Proteins encoded in a region of the Buteo buteo chromosome 11, bButBut1.hap1.1, whole genome shotgun sequence genome:
- the FCSK gene encoding L-fucose kinase isoform X3, whose protein sequence is MAAEWSVVLLTCQRGGCVSAFQRELEARRLRGGLGPRPPPLLLAVEDPWARLGSGGATLNALLVAAEHLSARAGCTVVTSDVLREARILILHMGRDFSFDDCGRAFTCLPVEEPGALAEALVCNLDSLLGTMTHRLCVGSPPGVWVCSTDMLLTVPSAPGIDWDGFQGVRVIAVPGSQMYARNHGVYLTDEQLSLFFDIVLCMARGMTEEDFVKGGGDASARSARSVLWTALRAFPLSMACIPDASYDYMTMSASDHIRSLTLLPGSASHLRFCKTAHSHVDQPCLLEDGSSVTNCLLEGAVRLAAGSVIQHCHLQGPLEIGPGCLLSGLAVGSSPALQGCLLRDIVLQGHHVRLRDLPCRVFTLTGRLDDWQSPAEEATYLNMPWPEFFHRTGIREGDLWDAETPQRSRCLLSARLFPVLHASEALGLDDVLWLLAPAAVAGKRLACWRTAWRMSWQELLPCLDKAAELGARRALFFLQGQRKVRTVLLGRQDSSLLPLARSAVHEGYHEAVLGTLDEVASTAGDAGIAARALACIAEVLGCMARGEGGLRSGPAANREWASAFGRLESGDIAGGVRELAAERQKWMSRPALLVRAARHYEGAEQILVRQAVMSSCQFVTVGQVELPPLGHWVQVACPARLDLSGGWSDTPPITYEHGGAVVDVAVLVDGCRPIGARVRRISEPELRLVSLGGTSRSEAVSELVCRELEHLQDYCQPHAPGALLKAAFICTQVVQFPSQKPLQTQLMESFGGGFEVHTWSKLPHGSGLGTSSILAGAVMASLYRAAGKAASTESLIHAVLHLEQRLTTGGGWQDQVGGLVPGIKIGRSKAQLPLRVEVEKIPVPDSFTQTLNNHLLLVYTGKTRLARNLLQDVVRNWYARLPSTVQNADALVSNAEECAQALRQGNLPLIGKCLDRYWQQKKCMAPGCEPLAVGRMMAALRPYVYGQCLAGAGGGGFLYVLTKVPRQKEALHQILAKTEGLGNFSIHSITVDTSGFSVEVVGCDLKDSAHPGEDMAV, encoded by the exons ATGGCGGCGGAGTGGAGCGTCGTCCTCCTCACCTGCCAGCGCGGCGGCTGCGTCTCCGCCTTCCAGCGAG agctggaggcCCGCCGGCTGAGGGGAGGCCTGggcccgcgcccccccccgctcctcctgGCCGTGGAGGACCCCTGGGCCCGCCTGGGCAGCGGCGGGGCCACCCTCAACGCCTTGCTGGTGGCGGCCGAGCACCTCAGCGCCCGGGCGGGCTGCACG GTGGTGACCTCCGACGTCCTGAGGGAAGCCCGCATCCTCATTCTGCACATG GGCCGCGACTTCTCCTTCGACGACTGTGGCCGGGCCttcacctgcctgcccgtggaGGAGCCCGGCGCCCTGGCCGAAGCTCTGGTCTGCAACCTGGACAGCCTGCTGGGGACCATGACGCACCGG CTCTGTGTGGGCTCCCCGCCTGGTGTGTGGGTCTGCAGCACTGACATGCTCCTCACCGTGCCCTCGGCACCAG GGATTGACTGGGACGGCTTCCAGGGCGTCAGAGTGATCGCGGTGCCCGGGAGCCAGATGTATGCCAGGAACCATGGGGTCTACCTCACCGATGAGCAG ctctcccttttctttgaCATTGTGCTGTGCATGGCAAGGGGGATGACAGAGGAGGATTTTGTGAAGGGTGGTGGTGACGCCAGTGCGAGGAGTGCCCGCTCCGTGCTGTGGACAGCTCTCCGTGCCTTCCCTCTTAGCATGG CCTGCATTCCCGACGCGTCCTATGACTACATGACCATGTCTGCAAGCGACCACATCCGCAGCCTGACGCTCCTGCCCGGCTCTGCCAGCCACCTCCGCTTCTGCAAAACAGCGCATTCCCACGTGGAT CAGCCCTGTCTCCTGGAGGATGGCTCTTCAGTCACGAACTGCCTGCTGGAAGGAGCCGTGCGGCTGGCGGCTGGCAGTGTCATCCAGCATTGTCACCTCCAG GGTCCCCTGGAGATCGgtcctggctgcctcctctcaGGCCTCGCTGTAGGCTCCTCGCCAGCCCTGCAGGGCTGTCTGCTGCGCGACATTGTCCTGCAGGGCCACCATGTTCGGCTGCGTGACCTGCCCTGTCGTGTATTCACTCTCACTGGCCGCCTCGATGACTGGCAG agccctgcCGAAGAGGCCACCTACCTGAACATGCCCTGGCCTGAGTTTTTCCATCGGACGGGCATACG GGAAGGGGACCTTTGGGATGCTGAGACACCGCAGAGGAGCCGCTGCCTGCTCAGTGCCCGGCTCTTCCCGGTGCTGCACGCCTCCGAAGCGCTGGGGCTGGACGACGTGCTGTGGCTGCTGGCCCCAGCGGCAGTGGCTGGCAAGCGGCTGGCGTGCTGGCGGACGGCCTGGCGCAtgtcctggcaggagctgctgccctgcctggaCAAGGCGGCGGAGTTGGGAGCCCGCCGGGCCCTCTTCTTCCTGCAGGGCCAGCGCAAGGTGCGGACGGTGCTGCTGGGGCGCCAGGACAGCAGCCTCCTGCCGCTTGCCCGCAGTGCCGTCCACGAGGGCTACCATGAGGCTGTGCTGGGCACGCTGGACGAGG ttGCCTCTACGGCTGGTGACGCTGGCATTGCAGCACGGGCGCTTGCCTGCATTGCCGAGGTCCTGGGCTGCATGGCACGAGGGGAAGGGGGCTTGCGGAGCGGGCCCGCTGCTAACAGGGAGTGGGCCTCGGCTTTTGGGCGCCTGGAGAGTGGGGACATTGCTGGCGGTGTCCGGGAACTGGCTGCCGAGCGGCAGAAGTGGATGAGCAG GCCGGCTCTGCTGGTGAGAGCAGCTCGGCATTACGAGGGGGCAGAGCAAATCCTCGTCCGGCAGGCAGTGATGTCCTCGTGCCAGTTTGTCACAGTGGGGCAGGTGGAGCTGCCACCCTTGGGGCACTGGGTGCAGGTGGCGTGTCCGGCCCGCCTGGACCTCTCTG GCGGCTGGagtgacaccccccccatcACGTATGAGCACGGGGGGGCCGTGGTGGACGTGGCAGTGCTGGTGGATGGGTGCCGGCCCATTGGTGCCCGGGTGCGGCGCATTAGCGAGCCAGAGCTGCGCCTCGTCAGCCTTGGCGGGACGTCACGGAGTGAGGCAGTGTCCGAGCTGGTGTGCCGAGAGCTGGAGCACTTGCAGGATTACTGCCAGCCGCACGCGCCAG gagcCTTGCTCAAAGCTGCCTTCATCTGCACTCAGGTCGTGCAGTTCCCCTCGCAGAAACCCCTGCAGACCCAGCTGATGGAGAGCTTCGGGGGTGGGTTTGAGGTGCACACCTGGTCCAAGCTGCCCCACGGGTCTGGCCTTG GTACCAGCAGCATCCTGGCAGGAGCGGTGATGGCATCGCTGTACCGGGCGGCCGGGAAGGCTGCCAGCACCGAGTCCCTCATCCACGCTGTGCTGCACCTGGAACAGAGGCTCACGACAG GCGGTGGTTGGCAGGACCAGGTGGGTGGGCTCGTGCCCGGCATCAAAATTGGGAGATCGAAGGCCCAGCTGCCGCTCAGGGTGGAGGTGGAGAAGATCCCGGTGCCCGACAGTTTTACCCAGACCCTCAACAATCACTTGCTGCTGGTGTACACGGGGAAGACTCGCCTGGCCCGCAACCTGCTCCAG GACGTGGTGAGGAACTGGTATGCCAGGCTGCCCTCCACCGTGCAAAATGCTGACGCGCTGGTGAGCAACGCCGAGGAGTGTGCCCAGGCCTTGAGGCAAG GTAACCTGCCGCTCATCGGCAAGTGTCTGGACCGCTACTggcagcagaagaaatgcatgGCCCCTGGGTGCGAGCCACTGGCCGTCGGGCGCATGATGGCTGCTCTGCGGCCCTACGTCTACGGGCAGTGCttggctggggctggtggcGGTGGCTTCCTTTACGTCTTAACCAAAGTCCCTCGGCAGAAGGAGGCTTTGCACCAAATTCTAGCAAAAACCGAG gGACTGGGCAACTTCAGCATCCACAGCATCACAGTGGACACCAGCGGCTTCTCTGTGGAGGTTGTGGGATGTGATCTGAAGGACAGTGCTCACCCTGGAGAGGACATGGCTGTGTGA